The following are from one region of the Entelurus aequoreus isolate RoL-2023_Sb linkage group LG17, RoL_Eaeq_v1.1, whole genome shotgun sequence genome:
- the LOC133632389 gene encoding gastrula zinc finger protein XlCGF8.2DB-like isoform X5, which translates to MSRKTDCKELPLQPKEGSSTLKQEASQPPCIKKEEEELCITQEGECLLGREEADYTKFPLSILSVKTEDDKEKPQRDNLLAPLSDSEAEDEVEEPLSSDKDCEGDMRTHTDNKHSECSSEKRGKTYLSCSICGKSFSRNINLTHHMRTHTGEKPFICSVCGKSFSVKRNLTQHMRTHTGEKPFSCSICGKSFSVKRNLTQHMRTHTGDKPFSCSVCGKSFSQKSILTQHMRTHTGEKPYKCSVCGKSFSDQSHLTRHMRTHTGDKPFSCSICGKSFSVKRNFTQHLRTHTGDKPFSCSVCGKSFSQKSILTQHMRTHTGEKPYKCSVCGKSFSDKSHLTRHMRTHSSEKPFSCSVCCKRFANNAVAVKHIRTHKGK; encoded by the coding sequence ATGAGTAGGAAAACTGACTGTAAAGAACTTCCCCTTCAGCCTAAGGAGggcagctccactttgaagcaggaggcttcacaaccaccctgcattaaaaaggaagaggaggaactctgcatcactcaggagggagagtgtcttctaggacgagaggaagctgattacaccaagtttccactgagtattctctctgtgaagactgaagatgataaaGAGAAACCACAAcgagacaacctcttagctccactatcagatagtgaggctgaagacgaggttgaagaacctttgagcagcgataaagactgtgaaggtgatatgaggactcacactgacaacaaacactctgaatgctcttcagagaagagaggtaaaacatatCTAAGTTGCTcaatttgtggcaaaagcttttctcgaaatatcAATTTGACTcaccacatgagaacacacacaggtgaaaaaccatttatttgttcagtttgtggcaaaagcttttctgttaagagaaatttgactcaacacatgagaacacacacaggtgaaaaaccatttagttgttcaatttgtggcaaaagcttttctgttaagagaaatttgactcaacacatgagaacacacacaggtgataaaccatttagttgttcagtttgtggcaaaagcttttctcaaaaaagcattttgactcaacacatgagaacacacacaggtgagaaaccatataagtgttcagtttgtggcaaaagcttttctgatcagagccatttgactcgacacatgagaacacacacaggtgataaaccatttagttgttcaatttgtggcaaaagcttttctgttaagagaaATTTTACTCAGcacttgagaacacacacaggtgataaaccatttagttgttcagtttgtggcaaaagcttttctcaaaaaagcattttgactcaacacatgagaacacacacaggtgagaaaccatataagtgttcagtttgtggcaaaagcttttctgataagagccatttgactcgacacatgagaacacactcaagtgaaaaaccatttagttgttcagtgtgctgtaaaaggttcgcAAATAATGCAGTtgcagtaaaacacataagaacacacaagggaaaataa
- the LOC133632430 gene encoding gastrula zinc finger protein XlCGF8.2DB-like, whose product MSRKTDCKELPLQPKEGSSTLKQEASQPPCIKKEEEELCITQEGECLLGREEADYTKFPLSILSVKTEDDKEKPQVDNLLAPLSDSEAEDEVEEPLSSDTDCEGDMRTHTDNKHSECSSQKRGKTYLSCSICGKSFSRNINLTHHMRTHTGEKPFICSVCGKSFSVKRNLTQHMRTHTGEKPFSCSICGKSFSVKRNLTQHMRTHTGDKPFSCSVCGKSFSQKSILTQHMRTHTGEKPYKCSVCGKSFSDQSHLTRHMRTHTGDKPFSCSICGKSFSVKRNFTQHLRTHTGDKPFSCSVCGKSFSQKSILTQHMRTHTGEKPYKCSVCGKRFSDKSHLTRHMRTHSSEKPFSCSVCCKRFANNAVAVKHIRTHKGK is encoded by the coding sequence ATGAGTAGGAAAACTGACTGTAAAGAACTTCCCCTTCAGCCTAAGGAGggcagctccactttgaagcaggaggcttcacaaccaccctgcattaaaaaggaagaggaggaactctgcatcactcaggagggagagtgtcttctaggacgagaggaagctgattacaccaagtttccactgagtattctctctgtgaagactgaagatgataaagagaaaccacaagtagacaacctcttagctccactatcagatagtgaggctgaagacgaggttgaagaacctttgagcagcgatacagactgtgaaggtgatatgaggactcacactgacaacaaacactctgaatgctcttcacagaagagaggtaaaacatatCTAAGTTGTTcaatttgtggcaaaagcttttctcgaaatatcAATTTGACTcaccacatgagaacacacacaggtgaaaaaccatttatttgttcagtttgtggcaaaagcttttctgttaagagaaatttgactcaacacatgagaacacacacaggtgaaaaaccatttagttgttcaatttgtggcaaaagcttttctgttaagagaaatttgactcaacacatgagaacacacacaggtgataaaccatttagttgttcagtttgtggcaaaagcttttctcaaaaaagcattttgactcaacacatgagaacacacacaggtgagaaaccatataagtgttcagtttgtggcaaaagcttttctgatcagagccatttgactcgacacatgagaacacacacaggtgataaaccatttagttgttcaatttgtggcaaaagcttttctgttaagagaaATTTTACTCAGcacttgagaacacacacaggtgataaaccatttagttgttcagtttgtggcaaaagcttttctcaaaaaagcattttgactcaacacatgagaacacacacaggtgagaaaccatataagtgttcagtttgtggcaaacgcTTTTCTGATAAGAgccatttgactcgacacatgagaacacactcaagtgaaaaaccatttagttgttcagtgtgctgtaaaaggttcgcAAATAATGCAGTtgcagtaaaacacataagaacacacaagggaaaataa
- the LOC133632389 gene encoding zinc finger protein 501-like isoform X2, with protein sequence MDDYCYAKMATSAKREHERESAPPTEIKMKTEDEDVQQLICNPEEVSPQLGGSSTLKQETPQPPCIKKEEEELCITQEGECLLGREEADYTKFPLSILSVKTEDDEEKPQLDNLLTPLSHSEVKDKVEEPMSRKTDCKELPLQPKEGSSTLKQEASQPPCIKKEEEELCITQEGECLLGREEADYTKFPLSILSVKTEDDKEKPQRDNLLAPLSDSEAEDEVEEPLSSDKDCEGDMRTHTDNKHSECSSEKRGKTYLSCSICGKSFSRNINLTHHMRTHTGEKPFICSVCGKSFSVKRNLTQHMRTHTGEKPFSCSICGKSFSVKRNLTQHMRTHTGDKPFSCSVCGKSFSQKSILTQHMRTHTGEKPYKCSVCGKSFSDQSHLTRHMRTHTGDKPFSCSICGKSFSVKRNFTQHLRTHTGDKPFSCSVCGKSFSQKSILTQHMRTHTGEKPYKCSVCGKSFSDKSHLTRHMRTHSSEKPFSCSVCCKRFANNAVAVKHIRTHKGK encoded by the exons atggacgactactgctatgctaagatggcgacgtccgctaaaagagaacatgaaagagaatcagcgccaccaacggagataaagatgAAAaccgaagatgaag acgtccagcagctgatctgtaatccagaagaagtttcccctcagttaggggggagctccactttgaagcaggagactccacaaccaccctgcattaaaaaggaagaggaggaactctgcatcactcaggagggagagtgtcttctaggacgagaggaagctgattacaccaagtttccactgagtattctctctgtgaagactgaagatgatgaagagaaaccacaactaGACAACCTCTTAACTCCACTATCACATAGTGAGGTGAAAGACAAGGTTGAAGAACCTATGAGTAGGAAAACTGACTGTAAAGAACTTCCCCTTCAGCCTAAGGAGggcagctccactttgaagcaggaggcttcacaaccaccctgcattaaaaaggaagaggaggaactctgcatcactcaggagggagagtgtcttctaggacgagaggaagctgattacaccaagtttccactgagtattctctctgtgaagactgaagatgataaaGAGAAACCACAAcgagacaacctcttagctccactatcagatagtgaggctgaagacgaggttgaagaacctttgagcagcgataaagactgtgaaggtgatatgaggactcacactgacaacaaacactctgaatgctcttcagagaagagaggtaaaacatatCTAAGTTGCTcaatttgtggcaaaagcttttctcgaaatatcAATTTGACTcaccacatgagaacacacacaggtgaaaaaccatttatttgttcagtttgtggcaaaagcttttctgttaagagaaatttgactcaacacatgagaacacacacaggtgaaaaaccatttagttgttcaatttgtggcaaaagcttttctgttaagagaaatttgactcaacacatgagaacacacacaggtgataaaccatttagttgttcagtttgtggcaaaagcttttctcaaaaaagcattttgactcaacacatgagaacacacacaggtgagaaaccatataagtgttcagtttgtggcaaaagcttttctgatcagagccatttgactcgacacatgagaacacacacaggtgataaaccatttagttgttcaatttgtggcaaaagcttttctgttaagagaaATTTTACTCAGcacttgagaacacacacaggtgataaaccatttagttgttcagtttgtggcaaaagcttttctcaaaaaagcattttgactcaacacatgagaacacacacaggtgagaaaccatataagtgttcagtttgtggcaaaagcttttctgataagagccatttgactcgacacatgagaacacactcaagtgaaaaaccatttagttgttcagtgtgctgtaaaaggttcgcAAATAATGCAGTtgcagtaaaacacataagaacacacaagggaaaataa
- the LOC133632399 gene encoding uncharacterized protein LOC133632399 isoform X2 codes for MDDYCYAKMATSAKREHERESAPPTEIKMKTEDEDVQQLIGNPEEVSPQLGGSSTLKQETPQPPCIKKEEEELCITQEGECLLGREEADYTKFPLSILSVKTEDDEEKPQVDNFLAPLSHSEAKDKVEEPMSRKTDCKELPLQPKEGSSTLKQEASQPPHIKKEEEELCITQEGECLLGREEADYTKFPLSILSVKTEDDEEKPQLDNLLAPLSDSEAEDEVEETLSSDTDCEGDMRTHTDNKHSECSSQKRVR; via the exons atggacgactactgctatgctaagatggcgacgtccgctaaaagagaacatgaaagagaatcagcgccaccaacggagataaagatgAAAaccgaagatgaag acgtccagcagctgatcggtaatccagaagaagtttcccctcagttaggggggagctccactttgaagcaggagactccacaaccaccctgcattaaaaaggaagaggaggaactctgcatcactcaggagggagagtgtcttctaggacgagaggaagctgattacaccaagtttccactgagtattctctctgtgaagactgaagatgatgaagagaaaccacaagtagacaacttcttagctccactatcacaTAGTGAGGCGAAAGACAAGGTTGAAGAACCTATGAGTAGGAAAACCGACTGTAAAGAACTTCCCCTTCAGCCTAAGGAGggcagctccactttgaagcaggaggctTCACAGCCACctcacattaaaaaggaagaggaggaactctgcatcactcaggagggagagtgtcttctaggacgagaggaagctgattacaccaagtttccactgagtattctctctgtgaagactgaagatgatgaagagaaaccacaactagacaacctcttagctccactatcagatagtgaggctgaagacgaggttgaagaaactctgagcagcgatacagactgtgaaggtgatatgaggactcacactgacaacaaacactctgaatgctcttcaCAGAAGAGAG taagatag
- the LOC133632399 gene encoding zinc finger protein 37-like isoform X1, translating to MDDYCYAKMATSAKREHERESAPPTEIKMKTEDEDVQQLIGNPEEVSPQLGGSSTLKQETPQPPCIKKEEEELCITQEGECLLGREEADYTKFPLSILSVKTEDDEEKPQVDNFLAPLSHSEAKDKVEEPMSRKTDCKELPLQPKEGSSTLKQEASQPPHIKKEEEELCITQEGECLLGREEADYTKFPLSILSVKTEDDEEKPQLDNLLAPLSDSEAEDEVEETLSSDTDCEGDMRTHTDNKHSECSSQKRGETYLSCSICGKSFSRNINLTHHMRTHTGEKPFICSVCGKSFSVKRNLTQHMRTHTGEKPFSCSICGKSFSVKRNLNEHMRTHTGEKPFKCSVCGSRFSVKRNLTQHMRTHTGEKPFSCSVCGKRFSVERNLIEHMRTHTGEKPYKCSVCGKSFSVKNLLTRHLRTHTGEKPFSCSVCGKSFSQNSHVTQHMRTHTVVQCAVKGSHIMQTQ from the exons atggacgactactgctatgctaagatggcgacgtccgctaaaagagaacatgaaagagaatcagcgccaccaacggagataaagatgAAAaccgaagatgaag acgtccagcagctgatcggtaatccagaagaagtttcccctcagttaggggggagctccactttgaagcaggagactccacaaccaccctgcattaaaaaggaagaggaggaactctgcatcactcaggagggagagtgtcttctaggacgagaggaagctgattacaccaagtttccactgagtattctctctgtgaagactgaagatgatgaagagaaaccacaagtagacaacttcttagctccactatcacaTAGTGAGGCGAAAGACAAGGTTGAAGAACCTATGAGTAGGAAAACCGACTGTAAAGAACTTCCCCTTCAGCCTAAGGAGggcagctccactttgaagcaggaggctTCACAGCCACctcacattaaaaaggaagaggaggaactctgcatcactcaggagggagagtgtcttctaggacgagaggaagctgattacaccaagtttccactgagtattctctctgtgaagactgaagatgatgaagagaaaccacaactagacaacctcttagctccactatcagatagtgaggctgaagacgaggttgaagaaactctgagcagcgatacagactgtgaaggtgatatgaggactcacactgacaacaaacactctgaatgctcttcaCAGAAGAGAGGTGAAACATATCTAAGTTGCTcaatttgtggcaaaagcttttctcgaaatatcAATTTGACTcaccacatgagaacacacacaggtgaaaaaccatttatttgttcagtttgtggcaaaagcttttctgttaagagaaatttgactcaacacatgagaacacacacaggtgaaaaaccatttagttgttcaatttgtggcaaaagcttttctgttaagagaaatttaaatgaacacatgaggacacacacaggtgaaaaaccatttaagtgttcagtttgtggctcaagattttctgttaagaggaatttgactcaacacatgagaacacacacaggtgaaaaaccatttagttgttcagtttgtggcaaacgcTTTTCTGTTGAGAGAAATTTgattgaacacatgagaacacacacaggtgaaaaaccatataagtgttcagtttgtggcaaaagcttttctgttaagaacTTGTTGACTCGAcacttgagaacacacacaggtgaaaaaccatttagttgttcagtttgtggcaaaagcttttctcaaaatagccatgtgactcaacacatgagaacacacacagttgttcagtgtgctgtaaaaggttcccacataatgcagacacagtaa
- the LOC133632389 gene encoding zinc finger protein 501-like isoform X1 — protein sequence MDDYCYAKMATSAKREHERESAPPTSSKSPTEIKTKDEDVQQLICNPEEVSPQLGGSSTLKQETPQPPCIKKEEEELCITQEGECLLGREEADYTKFPLSILSVKTEDDEEKPQLDNLLTPLSHSEVKDKVEEPMSRKTDCKELPLQPKEGSSTLKQEASQPPCIKKEEEELCITQEGECLLGREEADYTKFPLSILSVKTEDDKEKPQRDNLLAPLSDSEAEDEVEEPLSSDKDCEGDMRTHTDNKHSECSSEKRGKTYLSCSICGKSFSRNINLTHHMRTHTGEKPFICSVCGKSFSVKRNLTQHMRTHTGEKPFSCSICGKSFSVKRNLTQHMRTHTGDKPFSCSVCGKSFSQKSILTQHMRTHTGEKPYKCSVCGKSFSDQSHLTRHMRTHTGDKPFSCSICGKSFSVKRNFTQHLRTHTGDKPFSCSVCGKSFSQKSILTQHMRTHTGEKPYKCSVCGKSFSDKSHLTRHMRTHSSEKPFSCSVCCKRFANNAVAVKHIRTHKGK from the coding sequence acgtccagcagctgatctgtaatccagaagaagtttcccctcagttaggggggagctccactttgaagcaggagactccacaaccaccctgcattaaaaaggaagaggaggaactctgcatcactcaggagggagagtgtcttctaggacgagaggaagctgattacaccaagtttccactgagtattctctctgtgaagactgaagatgatgaagagaaaccacaactaGACAACCTCTTAACTCCACTATCACATAGTGAGGTGAAAGACAAGGTTGAAGAACCTATGAGTAGGAAAACTGACTGTAAAGAACTTCCCCTTCAGCCTAAGGAGggcagctccactttgaagcaggaggcttcacaaccaccctgcattaaaaaggaagaggaggaactctgcatcactcaggagggagagtgtcttctaggacgagaggaagctgattacaccaagtttccactgagtattctctctgtgaagactgaagatgataaaGAGAAACCACAAcgagacaacctcttagctccactatcagatagtgaggctgaagacgaggttgaagaacctttgagcagcgataaagactgtgaaggtgatatgaggactcacactgacaacaaacactctgaatgctcttcagagaagagaggtaaaacatatCTAAGTTGCTcaatttgtggcaaaagcttttctcgaaatatcAATTTGACTcaccacatgagaacacacacaggtgaaaaaccatttatttgttcagtttgtggcaaaagcttttctgttaagagaaatttgactcaacacatgagaacacacacaggtgaaaaaccatttagttgttcaatttgtggcaaaagcttttctgttaagagaaatttgactcaacacatgagaacacacacaggtgataaaccatttagttgttcagtttgtggcaaaagcttttctcaaaaaagcattttgactcaacacatgagaacacacacaggtgagaaaccatataagtgttcagtttgtggcaaaagcttttctgatcagagccatttgactcgacacatgagaacacacacaggtgataaaccatttagttgttcaatttgtggcaaaagcttttctgttaagagaaATTTTACTCAGcacttgagaacacacacaggtgataaaccatttagttgttcagtttgtggcaaaagcttttctcaaaaaagcattttgactcaacacatgagaacacacacaggtgagaaaccatataagtgttcagtttgtggcaaaagcttttctgataagagccatttgactcgacacatgagaacacactcaagtgaaaaaccatttagttgttcagtgtgctgtaaaaggttcgcAAATAATGCAGTtgcagtaaaacacataagaacacacaagggaaaataa
- the LOC133632389 gene encoding zinc finger protein 501-like isoform X3 — MDDYCYAKMATSAKREHERESAPPTENNLKSEDEDVQQLICNPEEVSPQLGGSSTLKQETPQPPCIKKEEEELCITQEGECLLGREEADYTKFPLSILSVKTEDDEEKPQLDNLLTPLSHSEVKDKVEEPMSRKTDCKELPLQPKEGSSTLKQEASQPPCIKKEEEELCITQEGECLLGREEADYTKFPLSILSVKTEDDKEKPQRDNLLAPLSDSEAEDEVEEPLSSDKDCEGDMRTHTDNKHSECSSEKRGKTYLSCSICGKSFSRNINLTHHMRTHTGEKPFICSVCGKSFSVKRNLTQHMRTHTGEKPFSCSICGKSFSVKRNLTQHMRTHTGDKPFSCSVCGKSFSQKSILTQHMRTHTGEKPYKCSVCGKSFSDQSHLTRHMRTHTGDKPFSCSICGKSFSVKRNFTQHLRTHTGDKPFSCSVCGKSFSQKSILTQHMRTHTGEKPYKCSVCGKSFSDKSHLTRHMRTHSSEKPFSCSVCCKRFANNAVAVKHIRTHKGK, encoded by the coding sequence acgtccagcagctgatctgtaatccagaagaagtttcccctcagttaggggggagctccactttgaagcaggagactccacaaccaccctgcattaaaaaggaagaggaggaactctgcatcactcaggagggagagtgtcttctaggacgagaggaagctgattacaccaagtttccactgagtattctctctgtgaagactgaagatgatgaagagaaaccacaactaGACAACCTCTTAACTCCACTATCACATAGTGAGGTGAAAGACAAGGTTGAAGAACCTATGAGTAGGAAAACTGACTGTAAAGAACTTCCCCTTCAGCCTAAGGAGggcagctccactttgaagcaggaggcttcacaaccaccctgcattaaaaaggaagaggaggaactctgcatcactcaggagggagagtgtcttctaggacgagaggaagctgattacaccaagtttccactgagtattctctctgtgaagactgaagatgataaaGAGAAACCACAAcgagacaacctcttagctccactatcagatagtgaggctgaagacgaggttgaagaacctttgagcagcgataaagactgtgaaggtgatatgaggactcacactgacaacaaacactctgaatgctcttcagagaagagaggtaaaacatatCTAAGTTGCTcaatttgtggcaaaagcttttctcgaaatatcAATTTGACTcaccacatgagaacacacacaggtgaaaaaccatttatttgttcagtttgtggcaaaagcttttctgttaagagaaatttgactcaacacatgagaacacacacaggtgaaaaaccatttagttgttcaatttgtggcaaaagcttttctgttaagagaaatttgactcaacacatgagaacacacacaggtgataaaccatttagttgttcagtttgtggcaaaagcttttctcaaaaaagcattttgactcaacacatgagaacacacacaggtgagaaaccatataagtgttcagtttgtggcaaaagcttttctgatcagagccatttgactcgacacatgagaacacacacaggtgataaaccatttagttgttcaatttgtggcaaaagcttttctgttaagagaaATTTTACTCAGcacttgagaacacacacaggtgataaaccatttagttgttcagtttgtggcaaaagcttttctcaaaaaagcattttgactcaacacatgagaacacacacaggtgagaaaccatataagtgttcagtttgtggcaaaagcttttctgataagagccatttgactcgacacatgagaacacactcaagtgaaaaaccatttagttgttcagtgtgctgtaaaaggttcgcAAATAATGCAGTtgcagtaaaacacataagaacacacaagggaaaataa
- the LOC133632389 gene encoding zinc finger protein 501-like isoform X4, which produces MLGSEYCRDVQQLICNPEEVSPQLGGSSTLKQETPQPPCIKKEEEELCITQEGECLLGREEADYTKFPLSILSVKTEDDEEKPQLDNLLTPLSHSEVKDKVEEPMSRKTDCKELPLQPKEGSSTLKQEASQPPCIKKEEEELCITQEGECLLGREEADYTKFPLSILSVKTEDDKEKPQRDNLLAPLSDSEAEDEVEEPLSSDKDCEGDMRTHTDNKHSECSSEKRGKTYLSCSICGKSFSRNINLTHHMRTHTGEKPFICSVCGKSFSVKRNLTQHMRTHTGEKPFSCSICGKSFSVKRNLTQHMRTHTGDKPFSCSVCGKSFSQKSILTQHMRTHTGEKPYKCSVCGKSFSDQSHLTRHMRTHTGDKPFSCSICGKSFSVKRNFTQHLRTHTGDKPFSCSVCGKSFSQKSILTQHMRTHTGEKPYKCSVCGKSFSDKSHLTRHMRTHSSEKPFSCSVCCKRFANNAVAVKHIRTHKGK; this is translated from the exons ATGTTGGGGTCAGAGTACTGCAGAG acgtccagcagctgatctgtaatccagaagaagtttcccctcagttaggggggagctccactttgaagcaggagactccacaaccaccctgcattaaaaaggaagaggaggaactctgcatcactcaggagggagagtgtcttctaggacgagaggaagctgattacaccaagtttccactgagtattctctctgtgaagactgaagatgatgaagagaaaccacaactaGACAACCTCTTAACTCCACTATCACATAGTGAGGTGAAAGACAAGGTTGAAGAACCTATGAGTAGGAAAACTGACTGTAAAGAACTTCCCCTTCAGCCTAAGGAGggcagctccactttgaagcaggaggcttcacaaccaccctgcattaaaaaggaagaggaggaactctgcatcactcaggagggagagtgtcttctaggacgagaggaagctgattacaccaagtttccactgagtattctctctgtgaagactgaagatgataaaGAGAAACCACAAcgagacaacctcttagctccactatcagatagtgaggctgaagacgaggttgaagaacctttgagcagcgataaagactgtgaaggtgatatgaggactcacactgacaacaaacactctgaatgctcttcagagaagagaggtaaaacatatCTAAGTTGCTcaatttgtggcaaaagcttttctcgaaatatcAATTTGACTcaccacatgagaacacacacaggtgaaaaaccatttatttgttcagtttgtggcaaaagcttttctgttaagagaaatttgactcaacacatgagaacacacacaggtgaaaaaccatttagttgttcaatttgtggcaaaagcttttctgttaagagaaatttgactcaacacatgagaacacacacaggtgataaaccatttagttgttcagtttgtggcaaaagcttttctcaaaaaagcattttgactcaacacatgagaacacacacaggtgagaaaccatataagtgttcagtttgtggcaaaagcttttctgatcagagccatttgactcgacacatgagaacacacacaggtgataaaccatttagttgttcaatttgtggcaaaagcttttctgttaagagaaATTTTACTCAGcacttgagaacacacacaggtgataaaccatttagttgttcagtttgtggcaaaagcttttctcaaaaaagcattttgactcaacacatgagaacacacacaggtgagaaaccatataagtgttcagtttgtggcaaaagcttttctgataagagccatttgactcgacacatgagaacacactcaagtgaaaaaccatttagttgttcagtgtgctgtaaaaggttcgcAAATAATGCAGTtgcagtaaaacacataagaacacacaagggaaaataa